A part of Crassostrea angulata isolate pt1a10 chromosome 5, ASM2561291v2, whole genome shotgun sequence genomic DNA contains:
- the LOC128184061 gene encoding uncharacterized protein LOC128184061 — protein sequence MVSHKRLLKLVIFLIFLFSIIKIYWTMMIRQGNQSTDVIGSKFTMMCQYNETGTVFNVSKYKLSPVPKHSLKNDTTEPVSPEIAEFFTRLNKTFCEDFSVLILTPIHNSERNLENYVNLIRTLNYPNNRLSVVLGEDGSNDGTFLKAQNAVEVFRSVGLRRADVLHFNFTGGLQTNSWMKEHSYANQFQRRSHLARARNLLLESALGDEDYVLWMDSDLRSVPPDLIQQMIYVNKDVVTASCLFRENSGRLRIYDKNSWRETADSLQRQRKLPQQQLVVEGYGASLRVYLPHLEGEGKRVVSIDGVGGCSLMIKAECHRNGLYYPEKLFKKHVETEGLAKLAKHMGYGVYGLPFLNVFHS from the exons ATGGTTAGCCACAAACGACTCTTGAAGTTAGTAATATTCCTCATATTTCTATTTTctattatcaaaatttactgGACCATGATGATACGCCAAgggaatcaaagtactgatgtgATTGGAAGCAAATTTACGATGATGTGTCAATATAATGAAACAGGGACGGTTTTcaatgtttcaaaatataagTTATCTCCCGTGCCAAAACATTCCCTGAAAAATGACACAACCGAACCAGTGTCCCCTGAGATTGCTGAATTCTTCACGAGACTTAACAAGACATTTTGTGAGGACTTCTCGGTGTTAATTCTTACACCCATACACAACAGTGAGAGAAATTTAGAAAACTACGTGAATCTTATCAGAACGTTGAATTATCCTAATAATAGACTCTCGGTTGTATTGGGGGAGGATGGTAGCAACGATGGGACGTTTTTAAAAGCACAAAATGCAGTAGAAGTATTCAGATCTGTTGGTCTGCGCAGGGCGGATGTCCTCCATTTTAACTTCACTGGAGGActac AAACAAACAGCTGGATGAAAGAACATTCTTACGCCAATCAATTTCAAAGAAGGAGCCATTTAGCAAGAGCCCGAAATTTGTTGCTCGAGTCTGCTTTGGGAGACGAGGATTACGTCCTGTGGATGGATTCCGATTTACGCAGCGTTCCTCCAGACTTGATACAACAGATGATATATGTAAACAAGGACGTTGTGACGGCCTCGTGTCTGTTTAGAGAAAACAGTGGTCGTCTGCGAATTTACGATAAAAATTCTTGGCGGGAAACGGCGGATTCTTTGCAAAGACAACGGAAACTTCCTCAGCAACAACTCGTTGTAGAAGGCTATGGAGCCTCGCTGAGGGTATATTTACCGCATTTAGAGGGAGAGGGGAAACGAGTAGTTTCGATTGATGGCGTGGGAGGATGTAGTTTAATGATAAAAGCAGAATGTCACCGAAACGGTCTTTATTACCCggaaaaattgttcaaaaaacACGTAGAAACTGAAGGACTTGCAAAATTGGCAAAACATATGGGATACGGTGTTTATGGTTTGCCATTTCTAAACGTTTTTCATTCGTAA
- the LOC128184060 gene encoding uncharacterized protein LOC128184060 — MTTNTEIPTHSRLVQSIEDFFRCAEHIAHFAIKRPLGYFHHYIVIGWNDVKKKIIEYYVCFSNMIKGQGEVVERNISTTEVEEAIRSKSLFVIEAPDYPQSESEKKKALSRFWERFGEKAYSLAYNNCEHLVSYILTGNPFSEQIKKAGPLGKLFVDSFDNCISHGKRNMLKISGCLLAAVPVSFFCKAAVTTVVNEVGNLISRSSSSLPEQAVDCATKNVCRNASKQLGCKSSQILKIKRCTNVARKASKTALKKSAATTFLITGAVEGAFAAYEIYKLRKQRKRNHINKIDFKREVTKRVSGAAGATVGSVGAGLVGQAICPIPVVGFAVGSALGNYVGRLAASTLSGQIVDGLN; from the exons ATGACAACCAATACTGAG ATACCTACACACAGTCGCCTTGTGCAGTCGATTGAAGATTTTTTCCGATGTGCAGAGCATATCGCCCATTTCGCCATAAAGAGGCCATTGGGGTATTTTCATCACTACATCGTAATAGGTTGGAATGATGTTAAGAAGAAAATCATTGAATATTATGTTTGCTTTTCAAACATGATAAAAGGGCAAGGCGAGGTTGTTGAAAGAAACATATCCACCACGGAAGTGGAGGAAGCAATAAGGTCAAAGAGTCTTTTTGTCATTGAAGCACCAGATTATCCACAGTCCGAATCCGAAAAGAAAAAAGCACTTAGTCGATTTTGGGAAAGATTTGGAGAAAAGGCGTATTCTTTGGCATATAATAATTGCGAGCATCTAGTTTCATACATCTTAACGGGGAATCCATTTTCAGAGCAGATAAAAAAGGCTGGTCCTTTAGGAAAACTTTTTGTTGATTCTTTTGATAACTGCATCAGCCATGGTAAAAGAAACATGCTGAAAATATCAGGATGTCTTTTAGCAGCAGTTCCTGTTTCTTTTTTCTGCAAAGCTGCTGTAACCACAGTGGTGAATGAGGTTGGCAATTTAATTTCACGGTCCAGCTCCTCACTTCCAGAACAGGCTGTAGACTGTGCTACAAAAAACGTATGCAGAAATGCAAGCAAGCAACTCGGTTGTAAATCTTCTCAaatcctaaaaataaaaagatgtacAAATGTTGCTCGAAAGGCTAGCAAAACGGCTTTGAAAAAATCTGCTGCAACTACTTTTCTTATTACTGGCGCAGTTGAGGGAGCCTTTGCTgcatatgaaatatataaattaagaaaacaaaggAAACGTAATCATATCAATAAGATTGACTTTAAACGAGAGGTCACGAAAAGAGTGTCCGGTGCAGCAGGAGCTACTGTTGGGTCTGTTGGAGCAGGACTTGTCGGACAGGCCATCTGTCCTATACCAGTCGTAGGCTTTGCTGTAGGGTCAGCTTTAGGAAATTACGTCGGGCGTTTGGCAGCTTCAaccctttctggccaaatagttgaCGGACTAAACTGA